The following proteins come from a genomic window of Fontisubflavum oceani:
- a CDS encoding glycosyltransferase family protein — MFALWPRNREQDQQILNTRVVHHMGADNVGDHYCAPDLYLPFKDVTSAGYSDPPRRADLTVIGGGNVFDVANKYSRGRAFRRSKITAAWGIGLPAPGRRDAEVSDFADRFTHFSTRDHNWSSVFDFVPCASCLSPAFDNPPNPTQETVLFLHRRKTPEDLLNDPGLSILTNRFNELESVVRFLSAGEVIVTNSYHGTYWAQLLGRRVVCIPFGAKFHTFQNPPTYATFENWRDMISQAVAYPSELEEHRALNKAFFEKVHA; from the coding sequence ATGTTCGCACTCTGGCCTAGAAACCGCGAACAAGATCAGCAGATTCTGAATACGCGTGTTGTCCATCACATGGGTGCGGACAACGTCGGGGATCACTACTGCGCGCCCGATTTGTATCTTCCGTTCAAAGACGTGACCAGCGCTGGCTACTCTGATCCGCCCAGACGGGCAGACTTGACCGTGATCGGCGGCGGCAATGTCTTCGACGTTGCCAACAAGTATTCCCGGGGCCGTGCATTCAGACGGTCAAAAATAACAGCCGCCTGGGGCATCGGTCTTCCTGCGCCAGGTCGTCGAGATGCGGAAGTATCTGATTTTGCAGATCGATTCACACATTTTTCGACGCGTGACCACAATTGGAGCTCGGTGTTCGACTTCGTTCCCTGTGCCAGTTGTTTGAGCCCGGCGTTTGATAACCCACCAAACCCGACGCAGGAAACCGTGCTCTTTTTGCACCGTCGGAAAACGCCGGAAGACCTGCTGAATGATCCCGGCCTCAGCATTCTGACCAATCGGTTTAATGAGTTGGAAAGTGTTGTGCGATTTCTGTCCGCTGGTGAAGTCATTGTCACCAACTCGTATCATGGCACCTACTGGGCGCAGCTCCTTGGGCGGCGTGTCGTCTGCATCCCGTTTGGGGCGAAGTTTCACACGTTCCAGAACCCGCCAACCTACGCGACCTTCGAAAATTGGCGCGACATGATCAGCCAGGCGGTTGCGTATCCGAGCGAGTTGGAAGAACACCGCGCGCTCAACAAGGCCTTCTTTGAGAAAGTGCATGCCTAG
- a CDS encoding CsgG/HfaB family protein encodes MKPFLSILALGLLAGCGALPDELSPPQQDYFGPLPVANVTPADAALQCLSETPEVRRSGVIFAVHVVSDLTQRVSVDEVGSYVPRDAASMLVTALERAGVNQVNRINTAVSEFEIALSREQILGDGGPTQIEGETVPYRPIRRGSFRGSRYVIDGSITQLDFNTYSEGAEVGFFGVGGGRRAFALTVGADLRVTDTVSTEIIMSESYAKQAVGREIYGSIFRFFDDELFDLNVGRENIEGLHAGIRWLMAEAAYDIVSEVLNHNGSCDALLPENFGSGPEAADALRATLASVE; translated from the coding sequence ATGAAACCATTTTTGAGCATATTGGCACTTGGCCTATTGGCCGGGTGCGGAGCCTTACCTGACGAACTCAGCCCGCCGCAGCAGGACTATTTCGGCCCGCTGCCTGTGGCGAATGTGACGCCAGCGGATGCGGCGTTGCAATGTCTGTCCGAAACTCCGGAAGTACGCCGCAGCGGCGTGATTTTTGCGGTGCATGTTGTGTCAGACCTGACCCAACGGGTCAGTGTTGACGAAGTCGGATCCTATGTGCCGCGTGACGCCGCCTCGATGTTGGTGACGGCTTTGGAACGCGCGGGCGTGAATCAGGTTAACCGGATCAACACCGCCGTGTCGGAGTTTGAGATCGCGCTATCGCGGGAGCAAATCCTTGGTGATGGAGGCCCAACGCAGATCGAGGGGGAGACGGTGCCATACCGTCCGATCCGTCGCGGGTCCTTCCGCGGGTCGCGTTACGTGATCGACGGGTCGATCACACAGCTTGACTTCAACACATATTCGGAAGGCGCCGAGGTCGGCTTTTTCGGAGTTGGCGGCGGTCGTCGGGCATTTGCGCTGACCGTTGGAGCGGATCTTCGTGTGACCGATACCGTCTCGACCGAGATCATCATGAGCGAAAGCTATGCCAAGCAGGCGGTTGGTCGTGAAATCTATGGGTCGATCTTCCGGTTCTTCGATGACGAGCTTTTCGATTTGAACGTGGGTCGTGAGAACATCGAAGGTCTCCATGCTGGCATCCGCTGGCTGATGGCGGAGGCGGCTTACGATATTGTGAGCGAGGTCTTGAACCACAACGGCAGTTGCGATGCGCTTCTCCCCGAGAACTTCGGGTCCGGTCCTGAGGCAGCAGATGCATTGCGGGCGACGTTGGCCAGTGTTGAGTAA